From the Desulfosporosinus sp. Sb-LF genome, the window TGCATGTGTTAGGCACGCCGCCAGCGTTCGTCCTGAGCCAGGATCAAACTCTCCAAAAAAGTTATTTCAACTTCTGTATTGAAGAAGATGATGACTTGCTCATTGTTTCTTGAAACTCTTTCGAGTTTCTCTCATTGGCTGTCCTTGTTGTTTAGTTTTCAAAGACCATAGATTCCGTTGACCCGCTTAGACCAGATCTAAATCTTAGCATTTTCAACTCGCGTTGTCAATCACTAATTTGCATTGTTTCGATTATAAGTTCGAAGTTTTTACTCCTTACTCGTTCAATCACTATACTTTTTCGGCCTGTTTTTGGCTGGAAATATAATTTAACATTTACATCCCTTGTTGTCAACAACTAATTTTGATTGTTTGTATTGTTCGATTGAGAAATTCGCAAAATGCTCACAGTTTAGTTCTAAAATTAAATTCTGTTAATCCAAAAGAGCGGATGGCCAGCCATTCCCCTTTTGTGATTAGACTCTTTTATGTTTGGGATCTCATTATTTGGAAAGTTACTGTTCAGCTGGTTCAATATAATTATTCATTTAATTTAGATGACAGGCAGGGGTAAATGAGGGCTCTGTATTGGATCTATAAAAGCTTATGATTCCACTTGAAATCATAAGCTTTCTTTCTGCGGTTATAATCAATTATTCTATTTGTTTGAAATCATTGTAGATCCCAATATAAGTACTCCTCCTAGTATTTGATAGATTCCAAATGGTTCCCCTAAAATAGCTACTGCAAAAATTATTGCAAACACAGGATCCAAGTAGCTATATAGAGCTACGCTCGTCGAGGAAAGCTCTTTATAACTTGAAAAATACATTTGATACGCAAGCCCCGTATGTACAATCCCCAAAATAAGCAACATAACAATTCCATGTAGGTCTAATAAAATCCACTGCTGGATTGGACCTTCAAATAACACAAGTGGAGCCAAAATTACCGCTGCCATCATTAGTTGAATAAAAGTAGCCGATTGAATAGGAATATGCGTTCCAAACTTACGGTTAATAAGCACTATGATAGCGTAAAACATTCCCGACACTGCCCCGAATGATATGCCCATTAAATTAGCTTCTTTTATATTTAACGATGTTGCAACTATTAAAATCAACCCACAAAATGCAATTATAACACTTAGAACTTGATTAGATGAGAGTTTTTCCTTTAATAAAATTGGTGCTAAAATCAACACATAAATGGGACACATATTATATGCCAATGTTGCATTGGCTACGCTTGTAAAGCGGTATGCCATAAAGAGTGCGACCCATGCAAGTCCTATCAGCATTCCACTTAGCATAACAGGTTTTGCACTTTTGTTCTTGATAAACGAGAATAATTTCTGCTTATCCTTCCTAATAAAAGCATAAACAACTGGTAGTGCGATGATCGCCCTGCTAAAAGCAAGTAGTGTCGGGGAAATTGAAATATTCCGAGCAAAAACACCTATACTACCCCAAATAATCATAACAAATATTATTTTTAATTTACTGCTCACATATTTACCTCAACTTACACATTAGTTTTCTTATTTTCAAGAAACCCTTTAAATTTTCCTGACTGAATTGATAGTTATGGCTTACTTTTTTCCGAAATTGATCTTAATATTATTCTACTCTAACTCCCAAAATTCCTTTTAGACCACAAAAATTCCCCTTATCTTCGTCCCACTCTTTAACACACAAACAAAATGCGTTGGCGAGATGACTTAAATCTCTCACCAACGCATTGAATATTTGTTCAAACGTTCTGACCGTTCCACTCATATTATAGATTTGTTCCACGGCTTCCTTTTGGAAGAGCACAAACAACTACGGCAAAAATACCAACGGCATTGGCAACATTACATATCGAAAAATGTTCCTGTGTGCAAACCTTTCCCCAAAACTGTCAACCCAAACTGCTCAATGATGTTTCCGGGGACGTATTATCTTATTAAAAGTTGCAAAATTACAGAGGAGCTCCAGAGCCCCAGCCAAAAGGGGCTTTTAGCTATTTTTTATATTGAGACTTACTACTGTCTCCACGTGCGTGGTGTGCTCGATTTGTCGGGTTTGAAAACACATTTAAATAAAAAGCAGATTTGATGTGATATCTTCAAATCTGCTTCCATTAATTAGTTATATATGTTTATCTAAAAATTTAAATACCTTACTGCCGCTGGGAAAAGAGTTTCTCCACTAAACCAATAATTAACAGCCACTACAGCATAGCCTTATTTAGCCCTGTAAGTTCATCGTTTATTTCGCCGGAATTTTTATCACCCATTTTAAATCCACCACCATAAATAGCTACAATTACAGGGAATGGCCCGTCTCCTGAATTATAGGGATGGCTTCTAACATCATAGATTTTAAATTGTCTACAGTTAAGTATTAAAGAATTTTATAATAATTATATGATTTGTGCCTTAAGTTTAGCTTTATCCATACTACATCCTAGTTCTTTAACCTTCTTCCCTTTATCTAAAACAATGACGGCAGGGACAGCTTTTATCTCATACTTTTCTGCAAGGTTTTTCTTGGTAGCTAAGTCTACTTTAACAATTTTATAGTCTTCATTATGCTCTCGCTGAAGCTCCTCCATTAAGGATGAAAACTCCAGACTTTCTGTGTTCGAGGCATTGAAGAACACCAGTAAAACTTTTTTATAGCTATTAGCGATATTGGTCTTGAAGGCATTGAGTTCTTCAATGTAGCGCTCAGCAGCTACAGCTGCCGTAGCCCCATCTCCAGCCGCCGAAACAACTTGTCTTAAATATTTAATTCGATTATCCCCAACCGCATAAACACCCTCCAGATTCGTTTCCATCAGGTTATTGACAGGGATATATCCCCTCTTGTCCATCTCGACGCCACTCTCTTTAAGATATTGCGTAGAGGGAACCATTCCAACAAAGAAAAATACACCCTGGCATTCTAATTCTGAAGAGTCGCCTGTTTTTAAGTTCTTTATTTTAACCCCTTTAACACTTTCTTCGCCCAATACTTCTTCTACCGTGGAGTTCCAGATAAACTCCATTTTTTCTTTACGAAACGCGCGTTCAGCACTGACTTTATTGCAATCCAAGATTCCTTCATCATGGAGCACAATAACTGTAACTTTTTTCGCAAACTTGGTAATATACATGCCTTCCTCGATGGCTTGGTCGCCGCTTCCAATGACAACGACGTCTTCCCCTTCGAAGAATTCAGCATCACAGGTGGCGCAATACGCTACTCCACTACCTTGGAGCCGTTTCTCACCAGGGATATTCAGGAGCCTTGGCTCACTACCGCAGGCGATGATCACAGCCTTAGCTGTAAATTCCTTCCCCTTTTTGGTTTTGATCACTTTATCTTCTTGGGAAAAATCGGTACTTACGACTATATCTCTTAAAAACTCCACGCCAAATCTCTCAGCATGTTTCTTAAAGTCAAGCATGAGATCAGAGCCACTAATTTGTCCGTAACCAGGGTAATTAACAATTTCACGTGTCGTATTCACTAAACCGCCGACGGCTCCTTTGTTGATGATAAGAGTTTTAAGCTTAGCCCTACCCCCATAGATAGCAGCGGATAATCCAGCGGGTCCCCCGCCAATAATTATCAAATCATACGAATTAACCATTTTCTCATTTCACCTCATGATTATGAATTCAGCACGTCTGTAATTTTTTCCTCGACGTCTTCTTCCTCAACCTTACCTGCTAATTTTCCTTGGTATTCGCCATCTTTAAACAAAAGAATTTGAGGAACGCCTTTTAAGGAGAATCTTTGGTATAAGGCCTTGTCTTCCTCAACATCGACATAATAAAAACTAAACTTACCTTCGAATTGCGGCTGCAAATCTTCTAAAACGGGCACGACACCCTGACAGACATGACAGCTTTTTCTTGAAAAGATAACTAAACAGGGCTCTCCATTATCGTAAATTACTTCTTCGAAGCGGCTCGAATTCAATTTTTCTAACGACATTTTTTCTTCACTCCTTTAAAATGATGATTTTTCTAACCGATTGGATTTTAACATCTATTGGACAGAAGAAATGCTCCCCTACAGTAACAGATTTGTTATTATCTATTATCTGTCTACTTTTACGGGAGCATACCAATATCTGAGAGACTAATCACCACGTCGCATTGCATACATAGTGTTCGAAGGAACTAAGTATGCATACACTCTTAAAGTTTCGCTGAGAATTGAGTATCATATCGTTTATTATCTATATTTAAATAAATATTGAAGTCACCCGCTAATCGTTCCCTACTAACATAGAATTGGAAATCATTATCGTTTTGCTCCTCAAAAGAAACACATGCTGCGGTAACATCATGAACTACTGTCGGAACTGAGTAGAACTTCGATTCGTTTTCGTCTTTTAATTCAAGAAAGACTTCAGATCCTTCCTTAAATGTTGCCCGAAGAGCTAATCTATCTTCTTCAAGTATTAACGAGAAATTGTGTTTTGCCGGAACTTCTCCCTCTGCGTCTTTAAATTTAACTTTAAATCCAAACTCTGGAGTTATTCCAAATCCACCCAGGAATTTTCCTTTACCAAGAGCAAAGTTGGTCGTTTCGTCATATAACGGAAGTCTTCTTGCCCGATAATAATTACCGCCTTGAACTTTCAATTCGTATTTAACTTCATCATTTTGTACTTCAACAGTGATGGATTCTAACGTTAAATGGATATGCTCGTCTTTATATTTATTCAAGAGCATTGCACCTAAACCATCGGTATGTTTTCCTCTATAGGTGGCAATACCGCCGGAGTGAATCATATAGTGTCCTTCATTATAGTAATCGACATTACAAATATAAGGGGAATAAAATTCTACTCCTCTTTCTTTACCATACTGCCAAATTTGTTCGATTTCCATTTTGTCGGTGTCAATTCTATAGATAACCCCTCTGGAGAAATTGTGGTCAGGTGAAATTCTAGTAGCTTCGTTTTTAGATCGATAGGTTCCGTTATCAAAGACGAATACATCCCCATTAGGTAGAATTATTGCGGCATGTTGTTCGTACTGCCAGTCAAAATCACCTATAGTTACGTTTTTAAAGAAATATTTTTGCCATTCTTCTCCCCAACCTTCTGGGTCACCGATAATCCAGTTTAATTTTGCAGTATCATAATCGAGGTTAATAATCGCATCTTTGTGTCTGCCGGACATGGTAATAGAATTCGTCGCTTTGTCATACCAAACAGCGTTGTTGTGGAACCAATCATGGTGGTTCCAATCTCCCGCGTTCCCTTTTTCTCTTGGTAAGATATTAAGAAGATCCCAGGATTTAACGACTTCCCCTGTTTTTCTATCGATCTCAACGACATAGTCTTCAACAGATTCATCGAAGTCATGATCCGAAGCTGCTAAGATGTTGCCATTTTCTAACTCTATTGCATCATGGTGAAACCCGCCCGGCAACCGATATTCTGTATAGATTTTACCGCTAAAGTCCATTTCCATAAGTCCAACCGTATAGTACGGTTTTTGGATTGTCCGGTAAGACGTTACCAAAAGCCTTCCATTTTCTAATCGTTTAATATCCCAGCTTTGCTTATTTGTGATAACCCATCGTAAATCACCAGCATAATCAAATCCGACCGTTTTGCAAGATTCAATTAGAGGAGTAGTCGTTGAGATCATCATTAGGTCTTTCCCGAAATACTCTGAGGTGGTATGGCAATATAGAGCTTTATTGACATCTAATTCTTCAATTTTAATTTTTACTTGTGACGTTTTACCATTGTCGAGGGTTATAAGCACAGTGTTTTCATAATTATCATATAATCCATAAATCGGTAATACATGTTCTTTTGTAGTAGCAAAGGTATGTGTTAGATCACCTTCTACTGCTTTACCTTTTACAGTTATTTGTGCTGTAGTTCTCTCATCTGTGTTAAAACAAATGACTGCAGCAAGTGGATTAATCAAATATGGGTTTTCGACAACAAGTGGGTTTTCTAAAGTATAATTTCCCGACCTAAGCTCAGCCAAAAACTTTTCTTCGGACTCGGATTGTAGTGTAATCAAATGTTGTTCTGTTTTTAAATAATTGCTCAAGAGGTTCACTCCTTATCAGATATCGGGCCGTTTGTCCTTGTTCATTTAAGTACATTATACATTTCTCAAAATACGACATAAAACACAACTTCATTGTTTAGTTCACAACGCTTTGTTGTGAACTAGAACGCATAGTCGAAAAGAATCTGTTGCATACAGACCCTCTTGGGATATACTAACGAAAACAATAATTTTTAGGCAGCGACAGGTTTAAGTGCCGTCATTTTAATCGCAAAGGTCAGTAAATATTTGGATCTTACTACATAAGGCAGAATTTAATAGGAAGTGAAATAACGATGCGTATCAGTGACTTAAAACTTTTAATAGAATTGTCTCATTCGAAGTCGATTACACTTACGGCTGAGAAAATGCATATTTCCCAACAAGGTCTGAGCCAAATGATTGCGCGATTGGAGCAAGAGCTTGATGTTATATTATTTCATCGGAGTCGACAGGGAACGACCCTAACGGAGGCTGGCCAAAAGACCGTTCTCACAGCAAAGGGGATTATTGAAAAGTATGATGATTTAAAGGCTGAGTTAGAGCTGCTTGGCCAGCAGCAAAAGTCCCCGATCGTGGGTGATCTGACCCTTTTTCATTCCCATAATTCAGGTACAGCAGTTTTGCCCAAGGCTTTAAAATTTTTTAAGTCTAGATATCCGAATGTTAACTTAACGCTTAAAGAAAGTTCACCTTTAGAAACCGTTGATCGTATTAAGGATGATCCTGCAGCGGTGGGGCTTATAAACTTTCCGGAAGCTTATTACCAGGATCCTGAAAAACAAATTTTGTTTTCCTGTCCCGAGTTATTGTATAAAAAACTTTTACGCGATGATTTAATCGTCTGTATTCCGAAATCCTGGTCATTAAGCAAAGATCAACTTGCTTCGGTCAATGAATTGGTAAAACGTCCAATGGTCTATTTCGATACAAAGCAATACGATGAAATTATATCGTTAATTTTTCAGGTAGACGATCAGTCACCCAAGGTATTTTTAAAAACACTTAATAATGAATTATTCCGTCAAACGATCATTGATGGGTTAGCTATGGGTGCTCTTTCTTCGCTTGAGTTGAGTGATTATCGGCTTTTGAAAGAGTGTACTGTTCAGTCAGATCTGCGCTTAAAGCTCGTTTTTACCTGGGTGAGTTCAGCGAATTGCCCCATGTCAATTCCCGCACAGAAGTTTTTAGAATGTCTAGAGCTATCCTTAAATACAACGAATGAGTAACTACATTTTGTTGTGCTAAAGGACAATGAGGTTCTGTTATATAGTGCTATTAGGATTATGTATAATACGATTGAGAGAATAAGTACAAACAGAAAGAAAGGAGATTATCCATAATCCTAGCCAAACTAAAGAGCAATGGTGCCTTTTGGTAATAACTAAAGAAATAATACACAAGGTATAGGAGGATAGCCTATGGCAGTCGAGGCGCACAAGAAAACTGATCTTTCTAAGGAACTTCTAGGTACTCCAGCTAAAAACGGTAAGATCATTAATAATTATTTTGACGGCTTAGAAGTGACATCAACCCATAAGTTATTATTTTACATTATAATGTTAGCCTATTTCTTTGAGCAAATGGATAATTGGAATTTTGGTTTCATTGCTCCCGCGTTAATGAAAAGCTGGCACCTTGACTTGGCTGCGGTCGGAAAAATAAATTTCGCCTATTTTGTAGCCATGACCCTCGGAGGGTTAACGGGTGGTATAATATCGGACTTTATTGGACGCAGAAAAACATTTTTAGGAGCAATTCTTCTCTTCTCAGTCGCTTCGATCGCTAATGGTTTTGCTCAAAGTGTTGAAGTTTTTACAATAACTAGGACATTAACAGGTTTTGGTATCTTTTGTATGATGGTCACTTCGCAAGTATATATTGCAGAGATGTCACCCGGAGCCACTCGTGGAAAGTGGCAAAGCTTAACGGCTTCAATTGGTTTCCTGGCAGCCCCTTTAGTAGGGCTTTTATGCCGCATAGTTATTCCACTGAGCCCAGAAGCTTGGCGCTATATTTTCTTCTTGGGTGGATTTGGATTTATTGGATTCATAATGGGTCTCAAATATTTAAAAGAATCACCGCGTTGGTTAGTTACTAATGGTAAGAGAGAATCAGCAGAAGAAGTCATTGAACAATTAACTAATGTAAAAGTCGACTTGACTGAAGCAGCTTCTAAAGTCGAACCTCGGGTTAAAACATTGGACGTTTTAGTCGGTATATTTTCACCGAAGTATATTAAAAGAACATTAATTATCTTGTTCTTTGTTCTCCTAACAGTCCCTGCTGGGTTTGTTATTACGAACTGGACACCGACCCTATTAAACCAAAGAGGGTTAAGTGTTAATGATGCTTTAACAGCTTCCTCTCTCCTTATGTTTGGCGTTCCGGCAGGTTGTTACCTATCCTCCTTGATCGCTGACAAAGGCGGTAGGAAGATTCCAATGGCAGTCATGGCTATTTCGGTCGCAGTATTATCTGTAATCTTTGGACAAATAAAAGGGTTTGTTCCTATTGTACTTTGTGGATTCCTAATGATAGCTGTTAATATGGCTATGAACTTCATAACATTTAGTTATATTGCTGAGAATTACCCAACAAAAATGCGGAATACATCAACTGGAATTCATAATTCAGTAGGACGTTTAGCAACTTCTGTTCTACAATTATATATTCCTGTAGTTTTTGCCCAATATAAATTTACAGGTGTTTACAATATGGTCGCGATTTTGGTTTGTATTCCGGTAGCTGTTTTATTACTATGGGGGCTAAAAACGGGTGGCAAGTCGCTTGAAGAAATTTCTTAAAAAATTAGCAAAGCAAGTAATTTTAATACTGCAACTCAGGTAATTTTTAGATCGTAAAACTGCTGAAAGCATTAAGTTTTTGGCGGTTTTTTCTGTTACTATGGCATAATTAATTAAATTTTTGCGAGTTAATACTAATAAATAATCAGACATGTCTCCAGTAGAAAATTAGATCCCAATTAGCAGGTGAATTAGCACTGTTTTCTAAGAAATATGTTTCCTTAGTCAAGGGGATACTCCTTTTCTTGTCTGAGGAAACATATTGAGCCAGTTGCAAAATTAAGTAGCGTTAAGATTAATGGTAGTAATCCCAATACATTTACAAATATCAGAAATGTATATGCAGCAACACATTTAGTAGATTCTGGAGATCCCGTTACTAATGCAGCTGCAACATTCCAGATAAATGTGGACAACACGGCAGGGATTTACTCACCAACTGTTGAATCAACATCAGCTGGAAGTACAGTTACTATTCAGTAATTGTAAGATTCCACCACAAGGAATCTTCCCCGAAGTCGTACCCCCTTTAGATTCAAATAGATTATTTTAAAAGAGCTTTCGCTATACGGAGGGCTCTTTTGTCGTCTCGCCATTATATATCGTAAGCGCATGAGAACTAGGCAATACCTATCTGGCAATACAATACATATATTCCCCACACACCACGACACAAAAAAATAACAACCTACTCTACGACCCGCTTATATCAATGGCTTTAACTCAACACCGATATAGCACTACCAAGCATTCCACGTGCCTGTTTGTGGGAACATATGGCCCATAATAGCCTACAATGAAGTAACACCAACGCGCGCTATCACGTTAAAAGTGCTATATCTTTATTCTGACTTATACCAACCGTAAATAATTTATTAGATCATCAAGACACAGAAAGCAATACCCACTTTCCGGTTGAGAAGATGTGTCAATATCCGAATTGATTGGGGCATGTGATTTATGAACTTTTGTTCTCTACTGAAAGAGAAGCAGCTTGTGAACGCACATAATCGGAATTCCATTGAGCATATTTATTATCCGTTCGATGATCTACCAAACTATAGTTTTCTTTTAGGAATTTTCCCATATCCATAGTAACTTTAACTGCACCCCAAATATTCACGTGCCCTGCATTGTTCATATCTTCTTTAAAGTCAAACCCTATGTCACTCATTTTATCGCAATAATTAATAAATGGTATATTATTCTCCTTAGCAATCTCTGCTACCTTATTAAACATCTCAATAGGCTCTTTGACCCAGCTACTTGATTCACCCGGACTGTTATAATCATAGGGGGTATTAGTAAAGATTAACTTAAAGCCATCTTTTTTAGATAGGTCAATGATTTTAACTAGATATTCCATTGTCTTAGGTGGAAGGTCTATCGTTTTTGTTGTAGAAATATTACTTGAATCATCCTTTCCATATTTTTCGATACCAGCCTCAAATCCTTTTGCATAATTCGCATTAGAACCATAATTGAAATCCTTTGCCGTTAGTTCCTTCCATCTATCGTGATATTCGAAAATTGGAAATAAGTAATCTATTCTATCTTTAAGTGGTGTACAATTTATGATGGCAACAAGTTTATTCATGGAAAAATTCATATTATCAAGAACATATCTGACATACCCTTCTTCCCCATATTCGTCTGTTGAACCTAAATAGTATAGATCCATAACAACAATAGGGTTTTTATGTTTTTCGAGGACCTCCTTAAGTAAATAATAAGTTACATCTATGGGTTGTCCTCCGGTTGCATAGTTAAAGCTAGTTATACCATATTGATGCCATAATACATTCGGGTCTAAACCACCGTTCATATGACTTGAACCCATCAAAACAACATCATAAGCATCACTAGGCTGATTATACAAGCCTTCAATCAGCTTATCGCGATGGACTGTTTTTAGTATAAATATAGAATTAAGAATTGCAATAATGGACATTAACAAAACAAGAAAAACGGAACCTTTTACCATTGCCTTTCTAACCACGGATAACCTCCTAAAATTGAAGATAGATAAACTGTTGAGGATTAAACCTCGGTCCATATATGCCGAATATCAGAATAATTACGACAGTGGTTAAATATACAGACCATCTAAACACTATATTTTGTTTGGATAATTCACTACGCAGATTTCTGGTCCTTTGCATCATATTTACAACTAAAACCACACCTACACAAAGTATTGATATTGAAAAGTCCTTCTGGTCTAATCCCAGTTTAAAAATAGAACCATCAATAAAAATCCACGGATTAAAATAGAACATTTTCCTAATTAATGTTATAGCAATAGTAAATGTGCCAGCCTTGAAAAATATCCAAGCAAAATCAACCAGTGCAAACGTTACCATTACCTGAAACAACTTTAAACCAAATCCTTTTGTATTAATATTTAGTTTTTTTATCATAGTTTTCTTAACAGGCTTGAGCATGTCACCGGTTATTTGATAAATACTGTGTATTGCTCCCCAAATTATAAAGTTAATTGCTGCACCATGCCATAAACCACATACGAAAAATACAACCAGGATATTATAATAATATCTTAACTTACTACACCTGTTACCTCCCAAAGGGATATATAAATAATCTTTAAACCATGCGCCAAGAGTAATATGCCACCGTCTCCAAAACTCTTTAATTGATTTCGAAAAATATGGACGTTCAAAATTCTTGGGTAACCTGAATCCCAGGACTTCCCCTGCACCTATCGCTATATCTGAATAGGCTGAAAAGTCGCAATAGATTTCGAAAGCATAGAACAAGGTAGCTATGGCTATTTCAAATCCTTGATAATTACTAGGATTTTTATATACGGTATTTACCAATTCCCCTAACCTATCAGCAATGACTGTCTTTTGAATAACTCCCCATAGCATCAAAATCAATCCATTTTTCACTCTATCATAATCGAATGAGTGCTTCTCATCAAATTGATGTAGCATATTTTTCGATTTTCCTATGGGTCCGGCAAGCAGTTGTGGAAAAAATGATACAAATAAAGCATATTTGCCTAAATTTTTCTGAGCTTTAACATCATTTCTGTAAACATCAATAGTATAACTGAGAGCTTGAAATGTATAAAAGGATATTCCTACTGGCAATATGTAATCAAATGATGGTATATGAGTATTAATATGTAGAAACGAAAATATCTCTACTAGGGTAGTACCAAAAAAATTATAATATTTAAATAGAAATAGAATACCTAAGTTACTTAAAAGATTCAGGAAAACCCAGAATTTTTTAAGCCTTACAGATCGTTCTTCGTCATATTGTTTATGTTTAGTTTCTTTTTCTATTAACAAACCACTACTATACGTTATTAACGTTGATGTCGCAATAAAAATACAATATATAGGATTCCAGCTCATATAAAAATAATAGCTTGTGACTAGAAGCCAAATCCATCGGATTTTATGAGAAATTGCAAAATAAACAATAGCCACAAAAAAGAAAAATATTAAAAATTGTATTGAAGTGAATAACAAACCTAAATACCCCCATTTAAAACCCTTCACACATTAAATTTTATTAGTCTATCCGTCTATGAGGGCTAATAAACTCTGTAAGCTATTTATTCCATAGAATTTTCAAGACAGTTGAATCGGCATTATTTACATTATGAAGTTATTATTATTCTTGCATAACCATTTAAAACTCATTGTTAGTTTTTTACATGTTGGTAACGTT encodes:
- a CDS encoding SGNH/GDSL hydrolase family protein — translated: MVRKAMVKGSVFLVLLMSIIAILNSIFILKTVHRDKLIEGLYNQPSDAYDVVLMGSSHMNGGLDPNVLWHQYGITSFNYATGGQPIDVTYYLLKEVLEKHKNPIVVMDLYYLGSTDEYGEEGYVRYVLDNMNFSMNKLVAIINCTPLKDRIDYLFPIFEYHDRWKELTAKDFNYGSNANYAKGFEAGIEKYGKDDSSNISTTKTIDLPPKTMEYLVKIIDLSKKDGFKLIFTNTPYDYNSPGESSSWVKEPIEMFNKVAEIAKENNIPFINYCDKMSDIGFDFKEDMNNAGHVNIWGAVKVTMDMGKFLKENYSLVDHRTDNKYAQWNSDYVRSQAASLSVENKSS
- a CDS encoding LysR family transcriptional regulator, whose amino-acid sequence is MRISDLKLLIELSHSKSITLTAEKMHISQQGLSQMIARLEQELDVILFHRSRQGTTLTEAGQKTVLTAKGIIEKYDDLKAELELLGQQQKSPIVGDLTLFHSHNSGTAVLPKALKFFKSRYPNVNLTLKESSPLETVDRIKDDPAAVGLINFPEAYYQDPEKQILFSCPELLYKKLLRDDLIVCIPKSWSLSKDQLASVNELVKRPMVYFDTKQYDEIISLIFQVDDQSPKVFLKTLNNELFRQTIIDGLAMGALSSLELSDYRLLKECTVQSDLRLKLVFTWVSSANCPMSIPAQKFLECLELSLNTTNE
- a CDS encoding aryl-sulfate sulfotransferase, with product MSNYLKTEQHLITLQSESEEKFLAELRSGNYTLENPLVVENPYLINPLAAVICFNTDERTTAQITVKGKAVEGDLTHTFATTKEHVLPIYGLYDNYENTVLITLDNGKTSQVKIKIEELDVNKALYCHTTSEYFGKDLMMISTTTPLIESCKTVGFDYAGDLRWVITNKQSWDIKRLENGRLLVTSYRTIQKPYYTVGLMEMDFSGKIYTEYRLPGGFHHDAIELENGNILAASDHDFDESVEDYVVEIDRKTGEVVKSWDLLNILPREKGNAGDWNHHDWFHNNAVWYDKATNSITMSGRHKDAIINLDYDTAKLNWIIGDPEGWGEEWQKYFFKNVTIGDFDWQYEQHAAIILPNGDVFVFDNGTYRSKNEATRISPDHNFSRGVIYRIDTDKMEIEQIWQYGKERGVEFYSPYICNVDYYNEGHYMIHSGGIATYRGKHTDGLGAMLLNKYKDEHIHLTLESITVEVQNDEVKYELKVQGGNYYRARRLPLYDETTNFALGKGKFLGGFGITPEFGFKVKFKDAEGEVPAKHNFSLILEEDRLALRATFKEGSEVFLELKDENESKFYSVPTVVHDVTAACVSFEEQNDNDFQFYVSRERLAGDFNIYLNIDNKRYDTQFSAKL
- a CDS encoding MFS transporter, producing MAVEAHKKTDLSKELLGTPAKNGKIINNYFDGLEVTSTHKLLFYIIMLAYFFEQMDNWNFGFIAPALMKSWHLDLAAVGKINFAYFVAMTLGGLTGGIISDFIGRRKTFLGAILLFSVASIANGFAQSVEVFTITRTLTGFGIFCMMVTSQVYIAEMSPGATRGKWQSLTASIGFLAAPLVGLLCRIVIPLSPEAWRYIFFLGGFGFIGFIMGLKYLKESPRWLVTNGKRESAEEVIEQLTNVKVDLTEAASKVEPRVKTLDVLVGIFSPKYIKRTLIILFFVLLTVPAGFVITNWTPTLLNQRGLSVNDALTASSLLMFGVPAGCYLSSLIADKGGRKIPMAVMAISVAVLSVIFGQIKGFVPIVLCGFLMIAVNMAMNFITFSYIAENYPTKMRNTSTGIHNSVGRLATSVLQLYIPVVFAQYKFTGVYNMVAILVCIPVAVLLLWGLKTGGKSLEEIS
- a CDS encoding thioredoxin family protein; this translates as MSLEKLNSSRFEEVIYDNGEPCLVIFSRKSCHVCQGVVPVLEDLQPQFEGKFSFYYVDVEEDKALYQRFSLKGVPQILLFKDGEYQGKLAGKVEEEDVEEKITDVLNS
- a CDS encoding MBOAT family O-acyltransferase; protein product: MSWNPIYCIFIATSTLITYSSGLLIEKETKHKQYDEERSVRLKKFWVFLNLLSNLGILFLFKYYNFFGTTLVEIFSFLHINTHIPSFDYILPVGISFYTFQALSYTIDVYRNDVKAQKNLGKYALFVSFFPQLLAGPIGKSKNMLHQFDEKHSFDYDRVKNGLILMLWGVIQKTVIADRLGELVNTVYKNPSNYQGFEIAIATLFYAFEIYCDFSAYSDIAIGAGEVLGFRLPKNFERPYFSKSIKEFWRRWHITLGAWFKDYLYIPLGGNRCSKLRYYYNILVVFFVCGLWHGAAINFIIWGAIHSIYQITGDMLKPVKKTMIKKLNINTKGFGLKLFQVMVTFALVDFAWIFFKAGTFTIAITLIRKMFYFNPWIFIDGSIFKLGLDQKDFSISILCVGVVLVVNMMQRTRNLRSELSKQNIVFRWSVYLTTVVIILIFGIYGPRFNPQQFIYLQF
- a CDS encoding DMT family transporter; translation: MSSKLKIIFVMIIWGSIGVFARNISISPTLLAFSRAIIALPVVYAFIRKDKQKLFSFIKNKSAKPVMLSGMLIGLAWVALFMAYRFTSVANATLAYNMCPIYVLILAPILLKEKLSSNQVLSVIIAFCGLILIVATSLNIKEANLMGISFGAVSGMFYAIIVLINRKFGTHIPIQSATFIQLMMAAVILAPLVLFEGPIQQWILLDLHGIVMLLILGIVHTGLAYQMYFSSYKELSSTSVALYSYLDPVFAIIFAVAILGEPFGIYQILGGVLILGSTMISNK
- the trxB gene encoding thioredoxin-disulfide reductase, coding for MVNSYDLIIIGGGPAGLSAAIYGGRAKLKTLIINKGAVGGLVNTTREIVNYPGYGQISGSDLMLDFKKHAERFGVEFLRDIVVSTDFSQEDKVIKTKKGKEFTAKAVIIACGSEPRLLNIPGEKRLQGSGVAYCATCDAEFFEGEDVVVIGSGDQAIEEGMYITKFAKKVTVIVLHDEGILDCNKVSAERAFRKEKMEFIWNSTVEEVLGEESVKGVKIKNLKTGDSSELECQGVFFFVGMVPSTQYLKESGVEMDKRGYIPVNNLMETNLEGVYAVGDNRIKYLRQVVSAAGDGATAAVAAERYIEELNAFKTNIANSYKKVLLVFFNASNTESLEFSSLMEELQREHNEDYKIVKVDLATKKNLAEKYEIKAVPAVIVLDKGKKVKELGCSMDKAKLKAQII